ttgtcctaatcatagtacaaAAATTGTTGAATCTAgaaatgctaggttcattgaaaatggtgacatcagtgggagtgaaagaatgcgtaatgcttgcattcaagaagtaagggtaAAAGTTAATATACCAAAAGTTTCTAAAGTTATTGTTCTTGATATTGTAgtacaatctaacaataatcgagaacaacaaattaatgaacaaaCACTCGATAATGGAGATGCCAATAATGAACCTCCAATAGCCgagtcacaagaaatagcattaaggagatctcaaagagaaagGAAGTCGGCTATTTTTTATGACTATAtggtttatctacaagagtcagaaattgacttaggaattaGAAATGATTCAGATTCATTTTTCcaagccatggaatgtgaagattctaattaatgatttgatgccatgaaagaagagttaaaatccatgcatcaaaatcaagtttgggatataGTTAAATTGCTTAAAGGATGTAAGAAGGTcggatgtaaatgggtctttaagactaagcgcgactcaaaaggcaatattgaacaacataaagccagacttgttgcaaaTGGTTGTACTTAGAAAGAACGTattgactataaagagacattttcaccagtctctaagaaggactcacttagaatttttatggctttggtggctcattatgacttggagttacaccaaatggatgtaaaaaccgtttttcttaatgggaatttagaaGAATAGATTTATATGGACCAACCCAAAGGCCTTTCAGTTAAAggaaaggaacacatggtatgtaaattaaagaagtcaatatatggacttaaacaagcttcccgacaataagtttaacgataccataacttcatttggatttaaagaaaataccgctcggtgtatatatatgaatattagtgggagcaagtttatttaTCTAGTTCTgtatattgatgatattttgcttgctactaatgattttgatttgttacatgaaaccaagaaGTTTCTctttaagaattttgaaatgaaagatatgggagaggcaacatatgtgataggaatagaaatattccgtgatagatcacaatgattattaggattgtctcaaaaagcctacattgagaaaattttaaagagatttaatatgagtaaatgttcaaCGGGAATATTTCCAATTCAgaaatgtgacaaatttagtcTTATGCAATGTtcgaaaagtgaattggaatgagaacaaatgaaaaatattccttatgcatctgttgtggggagcttaatgtatgcacaaacttgcacTAGACTAGACATCACTTTTGTTGTTGGAATGCTGAGCaggtatcaaagtaatcctggaatggatcattggaaagctgcaaagaaagttcttagatacttgcaaggaacgaagaatcatatgttcacttataaaaaaatccgatcatctcgaggtgattggatattcagattcaaacttagCCGGATGTgtcgatacaagaaaatcaacgtttggttacttgtttcttttGACTGGAGGGGCAATTTTATGGAAGAATACGAAGCAGTCAGTTATTActgcatccactatggaagatgaatttgtggcatgctttgaggccacaattcatggattatggccGCGAAATTTTATTTCAGGGCTTGTAATTATCGACAGTATTGCCAAGCCgctaaaaatttattatgataaCTCTGCGgcagttttcttctctaagaacaacaagtattctaagggtgctaagcatatggagatcaaatacttgtctgtcaaagaagaagttcacaaacaaagagtgtcaattgagcacattagcaccaatcttataatagcaaatcccttaacaaaaggattgccgcccaaaacatttaattaGCATGTTGAAAATATGAGCATTATTGGACATCGttaatgtttgtattatgattgtattgagtttatatatttgacactttgagctcacttacgtgtttatgatatttcttgttttctatttagtatacattatggaaatagatgaatgttaaacaggataatttctaaagaaacattatggttggactattactgcgtttttcttttatagatcatgttaagtaaagtgttatagttgtagtacatagaagggactatgtcgaGTAATGACATACAACCGCTATAACtcacattagttttctttacttaattgtgattattatgtgattgctaatttaatgaaattttatagcataatgtTTTGTGCACATTATGtctttattaaaccatgaaaggaaaatcatatgggccaagtgggagaatgtaagaattattgtgacctacatgatatgatttaatatatggtttaataattattgaaatgctataaaataaataattattgattACGAGAAAGTgcgactctaataaaatgaaaaggtatatcgctttgatggaagacACATTTTCAATTAACGTACAAAAAGAGTCCAGTCTTCTCTCCACTCACAATGAACAACTATAACATAAAGGAATtgggtattctctcctccatcaattcaatacattaaggaatagtgggttaagggagagaaatcggatttatTCATTTGGTTCGAGTTCTACTGCAacgctatggataaaggtatgtcttcatctaattatgaaaattcatgaagatcaaaagatcactgttttcttttgtatttccgCATCAAAGTGTTATATGTATAATCTAACATGAAAAAGTTGGATTTTAGGCTCCAATTGCATTTGTGATATACGATTATGAATTAACGGCGTACGTGCCCAAAGTATTTGatgtttttgcatttgttgaagACTAATGGTGGTGGgtgctttgcttttcttcttagcgaccatcaaagtctcttctctctgcaagttcttcttcttctttcaaggTTTCTGGTTCAGGGACATCGTCACCTTCATCGTCGGAGGAGGAGCTTTCTTCAGAGTCTGTCCATCTCAATCATCACCATTGGGAATGcagaatttctctttttgtcatcattttttttttcgtgaaatcAATGCAAAGAGGACGTGCGACAATGCGCCGAAGCGATGGGCAGCAAAGGGTAAGCGAGACAGTCACAGATTTTGAAGCAACATAAAattatttcgaccaaaaaaagagaagaaaaatgacataaaactaagaaaaaaacataacgacgtttgtttctttatttctttttctttccttttattacaTAACCTATGACTGACTCTGGAATCAAAACATCCCAACATGGTATGATTCTCCTCcaatcaagaagtaaaactATGAAAGAACAGAGCAATCACATCTCACTTAGATGCATATATTCATGGGATATTcatgatttattgatttaagatTGGACTCATCGTCATCTAAACATGCTGCTAACCAACATTCGACTCTTGCCATGATGTCACTAAAATCTGCATTACTAGTTGTTTGCAAAGTGTTCGTATTcattagaagaagaagaagaagaagaagaagaaaggtccCAATCCTAAAGGGTCAACACAGCAAAGCTGGAAGAGACCTCGGATGCCGTGAGCTAGTTCAACAGCCATGTGTTCATGTAGAGCTTTTGCTGCTAGATTTGTCAAACAGCATGCTAGCGTTGACGAACGGGGGTTGGCTCGGTTGGGGGACTACACGATTTTTGTCGTGGAGCATCTCGACGACTCCAGACATGGGCGGTCGCAATTCCATGCAGGCTTGAGTGCATAGGAGGCTGATTTGGAGCACATTCGACACCTCCAGGATGGGGAATTTACCTTGTAAGGCCGGATCAATGCATGCAACCAAATTATTTGACTTGTAATGCTTCCATACCTGCAAAGCAATCATGAATTTCCATGGTCCCTTATATCTGAAGATAAATCTGCTAGCACTAACGTAGAAACCAACGATAGAGTTTGTtgggaaaatcaaaagaaaaattagataatccTAGTGGAGTGTGGGCAAGAAAGTAAATGTCAGTCTAAGTTCTCATGATCGTAGGGACAAGAAACCTTACCGACTGTAATACCGAGCTCGACCCCCGTGTGTACACACTATTCTTCCTACCACTCAAGATTTCAAGAACCAGCACCCCAAAAGCATAAACATCAGCTTTCTCCGTTAGCTGTCCCCTCATTAAATATTCAGGTGCCATGTAACCACTGCATAGTCAATCGTCTTTTAGatataaaccatacttagctcAAAGAAGATGTGAAGTGCAAGGAAAGGATGATACGCAAAACCCCTTTGAGGGACCAAACTTGTCATATTAAGGACATAGAAAGTGCTAACTATGGTTTCAAGCAAACTGGTAATGAAAAGGCATTCTTACAGTGTGCCGGCGATTCCTGTACTAAGATGAGACTTATCCATAGCAATGCATCGGGCAAGCCCGAAATCTGAGATTTTCGCTGTGAGATTTTCATCAAGGAGGATGTTGCTGGTTTTTATGTCCCGATGGATGATTTTCACTCCACAACCTCCATGAAGATATGCGAGGCCCTCAGCTGTTCCTATGATGATGTGCAGCCTCTCCTCCCAAGTTAGGACGGGGGTCGCATCGTTGACTGCAACAATAGATTCTATTCGCTTATTTTGAAAGACAAGCAGAGCGAAGTGGGACAGACATAACCGAAGAAGGCGAGACACTAATGGAGCAGATATTTGAAACCTTCGACTCAAAAATCATAAGATGGAAGCATTGCTTGCAATACAAGAAGCTAGTTACTAAGAATGCAAACTAAACCGATGCTCGTCGTGAAGGCTGGATCTCTTCTTGGCATCAAACGATGGCTGTGTAAGTGTGTTATGTAGTTATGCAACAACCAGCTACTTACCAAAAAGAACTAGATCAAGACTTCTTTTAGGAAGATATTCGTAGACGAGAAGGCTTTCTGGGCCTTCGATGCTGCATCCCAAAATCCTCATGAGGTTCTTGTGTTGGATCCCACGATCAGGTTCACCTCATTGAAGAATTCATCTGCCCATTGGCATGTGTTGAACACCAACCGCTTAACCGCGACGACCTTCCCGTCGGGTAAAATCCCCTTGTACACGGAACCGCCGCCCCTTGGCCTAGCTTCCTCGAGTCATCAAAGAAGTTGGTGGCCTTCTCCTAGTGTCTTGTACTTGAAATATAAGCTAAACTTGCTCTTGCTCGCTCGCAATTGCATGAGGTTATTTTGCACTAAATATGGATGAATGCGAAATTGTGTCATCAAGCTTGTGATCAAGAATTACTAAGAGATCATTTTACACATTTGAACCGAATTGcttactttgtttcttcttgGAGTACTTTTTGTATCCAATGTATGCACCAATGAGAACAAGTGAAGTCGCTGCAAGTAGTCGATGAGATTATTGCTATGGTGATGCGGAACCCTAGATGAACCCGCGAAATGATAAAGACAACATCAGGTTGAGATGAGCAAGTTCATTAATAATTCCTAAAATCTGGCAAGCATCGAATCATAAGATCAACCAAATTAAACTTAGGATGTGTTCatttggggaaaatttcaagaaaatggaaaatgtttttggaaaatcattttttaagaaaatgattaattttcctttatttggtgatatatgactaaaaatgttttctagtgtttttcttgtttggaatctcatgcaaaaaaaaaaagtcattttttaaataatttttatttgattttctttctctttccttcatccTCCTCCACTAGTCGTCAGCCTTGACAAGCCACTAGAATCGTTGTCGACAAGGCCCAACAAAGGCCAACCGACCAGCCTCGGGCAAGTTTGCGCTCGCTAGATCCTGGGGTTTGTTGCAACGAGgctggcaaggcttgagcttgcccgaGGTGGGCTTGCACTGGTGATCggcggaggaggaaaaaggaaaagaaaaaagataaggaaaagaaaagaaaatgaaaaaaaaaatcgattttttaaaaaaaatatttaaaaattccacatgagcaatttttgaaagtgTATTCACCATCTTAGATTTAGGAattcacttttctaattttatgcgTGTGTATTTTCCTTGATTGGAAAGTGTTTTCAATTGATCAATCATTTTTGGCGAACTAAACGGATGAAAgttcgaaaattaattttgagaaaacaattttCGTCAAACAAATGTACTCTTAGGTTATGTTCTTTTcatggataatatttttctaaaaaacattgtcctcattttttggcttttgattcccttaggaaaatgagttaatggaaaatatttttctggtCAACGTAAATCTAAACTTATAATCAAGAAATGATTTCAtctttgaaaaagttggaaaacatttccaaaatatTATTAGGTATTGGCGCTTGGATTTGAAATTCTACGTTTGAACACGAGAATCCCAACGCTAGTTCCTGAGTCTCTAACGCTCGAGCTGGATCCATCAAGGTTGGCCCCGGATCCATTGAGGCTGGGACTAGGTCTCTTGGGCACGAGTCCATTGAGACCAGACTTGGGTCAATTGAGGCCGGGCTCTCGGTGCCTATACTCGGGTCCATCGAGGCTGAGCTCGAACCCTTAGTGCTTGTGCCCTATGCCTCAGTACTTGAGCCAGCATCCATAAAGGATAGGCTTGGGCCTTGAAACTCCAGCTTTAGTCCCTAGCACTTAAGCTCAGGTCCTAAATTAATGAAACTTCATTCTTttaagaatattaaaaaaaaataatttcaattatttttctttctaaaaaaatcaaattttaaattacttttaaaaaattatttttcttttcttttttcttttttattttatttttatttttgcctcGGCTAATCACCGGCCTCAACGACGGATTGACCATAGGCAAGGGATGAGCTCGTTGTTCTAGCAATGCCAAGGTCTTGTTGACCTTTgacaaggcttgagcctcgccgatctagctAGACTCGAGCTCGATCTCACATGAGATCAGTCACTGATTGTCACCGTGGCTAGTGAttggctgaaaaagaaaaagaaaataaaataataaaataaaataattcaatatttaaaaaatgaaaaaaaaaaaaaaattaaaaatatcattaaaagaaGTGCCTTAATCGACCAACATGAGGAAACCACAATTGGAAAAATCGAAATCTGACAGCAGACATAGAAGAGCGTCGGTTTTTCTTTAATGGCGAGGAAGCCATCTTTTAAGTCGGTAAACCAGAGATCAGGAGACTAATTGTTACCTCCGCTACCGGGGACGATATAGAACTTGCTACTGGGGACGTCGTAGAACTTTGTGGTCGAGTAACGGAGGAAGCATCCCACGTTCATGGCCCGCGCTTCTTCTCCAGGTGCACAGCTTCTCGCCATCGAAGTCGCATTCTCCAAACAGACTCTGCAAGCGCCGGCATCAAGCGTGCTCCAACACTGTGCCAAAGCATATGCCCCGGCGACTCCTCCAATTCCGTCCTCCCCAGCCACCGCGAAGCCCTTGTTCCGCACTGCACTGGCCGAGACATTCCTCAGGACCCGGTCCACCCTATCGGAGAACTCGGCCACGATCTCCGCCGGGACTGTCAAATTGGAACTACACTTGTGCATGTCGTGCGTTGGATCGACGGTCTCGTTGTAGAAGTCGTAACTGCCGTAACGGAGGAAGCAGCCGTCAAGGTAGAGCCGACCAAAGTTGGGGAGGCAGCGGGCAATCCGGGGCCAGCTCTCGGTAAAGCAGAGGCGGCACTCGGTCTCAGTCAAGTCCCCATGGCACTGGGCGAGGCCGTACACTGCTGGCAGCGGCGAGGCGAGGGAGTACTTGCCCCAGCCCTGGGCAGCGAAGCTGTACGAGAACTTGCTCATGATGGCGATGCCGATGGAGACGACATTTCCAGGGACAATCCAAGTGGAGTTCTGGCAGATGAGGCGCGCTTCGGTGATTCGAGGATCGGAGAcggcgagagagaagaagaacgagGAGAGCGCGAGCAGAGGAAGGGCGATTGATGGGCTCGCTTCGTTCGACTTCATGGGCTCCGCTTGAGATATGCTCTGTTACCAAATTTTCCTTCTCTCAGTTCTcttcaaagagagaagaagaagaagaaaagggaaagatttGAGCAAGAGCGCGATGGGAGCTCCGCTTCAACCTGATGATCTCATAAAAAGCTTCAACCAGCTACACAACGCGGAATCGGAGCGACAGATTGATGCTTGACTTTTGGGGTCTCGTCTTTCACATTACCCCTTGCTTTCTTCATGCTAAAGCAGGGTTTTTGAAAAATGGCACGGCGataacatctctctctctctctctctctgtgagtgGGTGGAAtggagtgttttttttttttttttttctttttggtccgTAGAAAgcagtgttttctttttttttttttttggtcggtggtAGAATGCAGTGTTTGACGCGGCGAGAATGATGAGGTTCTGAGACCTTTCGAGTCCGAGAATATTTTGGACTGAGGGTGGTctagacgagagagagagatctgcaACGACCGAAGCGACAAGGGCGACGGATGTTGACGTCCATGTcggtatttttttttagatgattagatgataatttttaatctattttgaaaataataatgattataaaaaattaaataataaattattataaattttttgaaatgtattcctttaaaaatttgtaactCACAACAAGTTattatcaccaaaaaaaaaaaaaaaactagtagGAACCTATTTGGATGAATAGGAAACTTAGAACCTAgaataagtttttaaatttttcttggtttataCCTTCATGTGATTATGCGGTATTCCAAGGTGTTCAATAATAGTTGTGTAATCTGGAATCACTAGTctaagttttcattttatgattgcgacttttattttgttaatgtttcatatttttcatgtatctaaatataaattatgattagtAAATTGTAACTATACATGATGGTAATTAAAGGTAATGGTTCACTAcaattgtttaattaataaCATAGGCGGAATTTGGAGTTCACCTTGAAATTTGTGACAAGACAGTTCTAAAGTATGCAAtgtaagttccaagttccaaagAATGTGAAATCTGTTTTAACAAATAAGTTCCATATAAAATTTATACGAAATCTGAAATCGCTCATCCCTAAATATCATGAATCTTATATTTGCACAATCGTGATTAGGTTTGGTAGATTAAGGTCCATCATTGGAAGGTTCTCTTTTGTATCAAGTCAGGGCCAATCCATGTTCATAATTATGCAAAGACCTTTAATTTGACTTTAGATTATCAAATTTGGCCTCAAGTGTTTCAGACGAGATTCCCCCTGCACTTTTCATACATTTACATTTGACTTTTCTAGTCCCATGGTTGTGGCCACGAGGTGTCCGAGCTAGTCTCTATCTGGCCCGCCTACTCGAATGAACGAACGATTGGGCACCCTCTTGTTTTTTGGCTTGAATTTAGGAATAAATGTAtcaaaaatcttgaaatttgtcatgaaactccaaattgagtcctaaaatatttaaaaaatataatcaagtcctaaaacttatctcTTTAAACTTTCAAGAATTGTAATCATCAGAAGGATTTATACTtgaccaatttgataagttttaggactctattataattttgtgacaaattttagaacttccaATATACTTATTCCTTAGATTTATTTATGACCTCTTTTGCCTTGACTATCAACCGCTACATGGAATTCCACAAATCAAAAACGCCTAAGAGTGGTAGTTCACACATGAccatctcaattcacatctaGAGTAGGAGGAAATCTTAGGAAAACTGAGCAAGTTCTCATATCAATATGTTGCAAGCGTGAAGCAATTGAACAACCCTTATGTGCTTTCCAAAGTGTAAACAAAAATATGAGTTCGAATTgagtagaacaatgaagtcggatcatTGAGCTGGATAGAACAATCTAGTTGGACTTTGAAACGTgatatcattttccttaaagatttatttgcccTACAAGTTATTAATGGTCATCggaaaatttatattctagtatttttaatatttctcaGAATCTCTTAAAGGAAACAATTATAAATAATGGATGTAtattctttcgaaagaaaacaaaaaatgaaaagaagaatattatgaTCGAACATACACATTCAATAATTTATAGCATAAACAAGAAGTTATATCCAAGCAAACACAACATTCTAAGGATTAAGAAATTATGCTTGAACCGGTACGAACTTTGAGTAATCGTTAGACGAAacaataaaaattcgaaattaaataaataataaaaaaaaaaataactgtaCATTTGCAAAGTTTCAACAGGACttatggttaattttttttttatagaataaatcctaatttttcaataaataaaaaataataatcattgaTCAATGTTAAATCTGTTAAATTTTTTCAACGTGGGACAAGACATCTCTtagtttattttacaaataaactACCAACACAAAGCACATGGAATAAAAGAATGACAAGCATAAAATCATTAGTAAGTCTCAAGTGATTATGCACCGAGTCCCTAACTTCACTAACCATAGTTAGCATTGGATGATAAATGTCTACTCAATTATCTCAAGGCCTTAACACTATTTTATATGCCATATGGAATGGtcattggtttttctttttctctttttaggggGATGAATTGCCATTACCTTTCAAGAGTAGAAGTTGCTAATCCCAAAATAACACTAGGAAAGAATACAAAGACTTGAAAATGAACACTTTGAACCGAGGGTCTAGAAAAGCCAATAAAGAATCCGCACCATATGGGCTTAAGTGGACCTAGCTtgattatgtattttttttttctttttcctttttcaaaaaaccGAGTTGAAATACAAGAGGAAGGGCATTGAAACATGTTACATCTTAATGCCTTCATAACCAATCCACTAGTCTATTTGATTCTCAAGTGCAGTAGGCCAATTTGGGATTTGTAAAAAGGGTTGAAAGGTCTTTACATTCTGTGATAGATGACTCAATGCCCTAAGAGTGGAGAAAAGAATCTTACAAATAGCTGATCAAAGTACAATTATTTTACTCTCAAACTAACTTCGGTTTAGAATGATTTATGAAGTGATGAAGAATGTGGAGGTAAGCTACGttttcaaattgaagaattaatATTGATTGTAGATGAGAATGAAGTTGGCTCAAGCTATTTTTGAGATCGATAGGGACCTCATGAAATATATTCATGAAGATTATAAATTTCCCAATTAGAAAATATTGCTGGAGATATTATTAGGTATTAAGGATGTTATTTGACATTCCATTATTCTCTTCAACAATGATATTTCATTATTCTCTTCAACAATTAATATCCTTCCCTATGCATGTTCCTTGGGTATGATAGCCCCCCTCTAATCACATGTAAAGTGAAGTCAATTAAGTAAAGATTCTCTCATCCTCTCTCATCAAGATCTTAGAATATTTACGAGTTAATTACACAAGACttgtttggatttgatttgggaTTTTCCCCACGCTATTAGATACATTCTCTCTCCtcgatagagagagaaattcgGAGGAGAGATGGGGTCAATCTTCAGCTCATCATCGAGCGGCGCGAGCAAGGAGGAGCTGGCGTCCGCCGCGGACAAGGCCAAGGAGGTCGCCTCGTCGGCTCCCGTCGTCGTATTCAGGTCGctccttccctcctcctcccttcccGCTGCTCGTCGATCGAGCGATCTGCTCCTCCGGAACAGTCGAATTTCGATTTACCCGGGTTTCCATCCCGAGTCGTGTTCTTGAATGATCGGCCGTTGACTTCGGTATCGGTGTCGTTCGCGATGCGATTCGCTGCTGGGTCCGATCGCGGGCGAAATTGTATCGGCCGATGGCTTTGAACGGTTGAATTGATGTGCTAATTTGATGCATGGGAGAGAGTATGTATTAGCTGAATTGgggagaattgatttttttggggtggAAAAACTGGCACTTTTTCAGtgggtttttgaattttcacccaaaaaagaaaaggcttttGAATTAGAAGCTTGTGGCTGTGGATTTTGCTATCATCTCGTGGTGCTGGTTGCTGAATTGATTGTACAAGTCATTAACCTTAAACTATCATGTGTAAGGAGAGAAGCGCTAGCAAGACTAGCACTTACAGTGGGTTTTGAATTTTGAGGGAAAAAAGTGGTTTTGAATTAGATGTTTGTGGCAGTGGATTTTGGTATGATTTCGTGCCGGTCACTGAATCGATAATGCAAGTCACTAACGCTAATCTACCACATgtaatgaggaaattgccagcGGATTGAAGAGATTACTGTTGCCGGTGTGGTATATTTCTGTTAGGACTCGATTGTTGCGGAACCCAAAGTGGCAACAGCTCAAAATGAGAGTTTTGGAGATTGTTTATATAGGGTCAGAAGCAGGGAGGTCTTAATCTTACTGACCTTGTGCTTCCTGTGCAGCAAAACTTACTGTGGCTACTGCCAAAGGGTCAAGCTTCTGTTGACGCAGCTCGGGGTGAGTTACAAAGTCGTTGAGCTGGACAAGGAAGGTGAGTGTCTCCTAGCCTCTTGAACCGCCTGCATATAATCTTGATCCGAGTATATAAACCATCTTGTCCTTGGCTATTTAGAGGCTGATTTTGTTGACAAAGCAAAGATACCATTTTTAAATGGATTTGCTGGTTTAGTGTTCTATTCATGTGTAAAAGTGGTTGAAAATCTCCCCCTGCAGTTACTCAATTAGCCTGCAAAGACCtgtctcttttgattctttgaCCATGGGTTTTTAACTATAATTTGTTGATATTTCCGTGATTGTGCAAATGATCGCTTTATCTACAAGATGAAGAACTCGTGTCAACACAACATTGTTCAACCATCTGAGTTTCCTTTTGAAGGTGATGGAGCTGTGGTTCAATCGGCATTGGCAGATTGGACAGGGCTGAGAACAGTACCTAATGTGTTCATTGGGGGAAATCATATCGGTGGATGCGATTGTAAGTTTTTAATCTCTTTTCCTTGTTGATTTCAAGAGAAATCTCTGGTAGAGGTTAGATGCAACATGGATGTTGTTTGACAGACTTATCTTTTGATGTTGGCTTTCTTTGCGATTCCAGCCGTCACTGAGAAACACCAGGCAGGTCAACTGGTACCTCTTCTTAGGAGTGCCGGAGCTGTGAAGACCTAATAAAAGCAGTGCTCATAGTTGGAACCTTCgattgaaagagagagacttgTGTGATGGAAGTGGATAAACTGAGGTGTGATAATATCCGCTGCACAAGTAAATGGAAGGATTGCTTTTTTACTGCTTGCACAAATTTGGAGTGTGTGCCATAGACTATACCTTGTCAGCAGAGTTGCTTCCAATATTAGTAGGGACTCTCTTCTAATGACAGGCCATGGTCGTTGTCACTTTACATAATACTGGCGGCGCCTGAAAATCCTTAATGCAAAAGTGGAATGACTACCAGAAACTTTGAGACCCAGATCATTTGTTTGCCGAAGGGCTAGGAAATGATATGATGGTGTCTGGTAATAAAGTTAAACGGGACATTGAACTAGACT
The nucleotide sequence above comes from Eucalyptus grandis isolate ANBG69807.140 chromosome 2, ASM1654582v1, whole genome shotgun sequence. Encoded proteins:
- the LOC104434274 gene encoding LOW QUALITY PROTEIN: cysteine-rich receptor-like protein kinase 1 (The sequence of the model RefSeq protein was modified relative to this genomic sequence to represent the inferred CDS: inserted 2 bases in 2 codons); protein product: MKSNEASPSIALPLLALSSFFFSLAVSDPRITEARLICQNSTWIVPGNVVSIGIAIMSKFSYSFAAQGWGKYSLASPLPAVYGLAQCHGDLTETECRLCFTESWPRIARCLPNFGRLYLDGCFLRYGSYDFYNETVDPTHDMHKCSSNLTVPAEIVAEFSDRVDRVLRNVSASAVRNKGFAVAGEDGIGGVAGAYALAQCWSTLDAGACRVCLENATSMARSCAPGEEARAMNVGCFLRYSTTKFYDVPSSKFYIVPGSGGFRITIAIISSTTCSDFTCSHWCIHWIQKEKATNFFDDSRKLGQXGGGSVYKGILPDGKVVAVKRLVFNTCQWADEFFNEVNLIXGIQHKNLMRILGCSIEGPESLLVYEYLPKRSLDLVLFVNDATPVLTWEERLHIIIGTAEGLAYLHGGCGVKIIHRDIKTSNILLDENLTAKISDFGLARCIAMDKSHLSTGIAGTLGYMAPEYLMRGQLTEKADVYAFGVLVLEILSGRKNSVYTRGSSSVLQSVWKHYKSNNLVACIDPALQGKFPILEVSNVLQISLLCTQACMELRPPMSGVVEMLHDKNRVVPQPSQPPFVNASMLFDKSSSKSST
- the LOC104417986 gene encoding glutaredoxin, whose amino-acid sequence is MGSIFSSSSSGASKEELASAADKAKEVASSAPVVVFSKTYCGYCQRVKLLLTQLGVSYKVVELDKEGDGAVVQSALADWTGLRTVPNVFIGGNHIGGCDSVTEKHQAGQLVPLLRSAGAVKT